One stretch of Methanomassiliicoccales archaeon DNA includes these proteins:
- a CDS encoding TIM barrel protein: MIRIGQAGYPEGTRSPAEGVRLVHQAGLNALELQFVRNVLYNPEKAAEARRTARDLDVLLSVHAPYYINFNSASVSTRDKSEEWTLRAMRGAEAYGAWMVVVHAAVYGDNGVEATTSRVISSLKRIRKKADDESLPAVIGLETMGRRAAWGTLAEISTVVGQLEGVLPVLDFAHLQARGPEVLSTERLEKIFQEVSTVERLHCHISGIEYTDAGERRHLRLGEGLDHRMVLRSLWNSGLEATVICESTSPQEDAQLMRAYLDGMVGENLTSRLK; this comes from the coding sequence ATGATCCGCATCGGCCAGGCGGGCTATCCCGAAGGAACGCGCTCCCCAGCCGAAGGCGTCCGCCTGGTACATCAGGCAGGGTTGAACGCCCTGGAACTGCAGTTCGTGCGGAACGTACTTTACAATCCGGAGAAGGCCGCCGAGGCCCGAAGGACCGCCAGGGATCTGGACGTGCTTTTGAGCGTTCACGCCCCCTATTATATCAATTTCAACTCCGCCTCCGTTTCCACCCGGGATAAGAGCGAGGAATGGACGTTGAGAGCCATGAGGGGGGCTGAAGCATATGGGGCATGGATGGTGGTAGTACACGCCGCAGTTTACGGTGATAATGGAGTGGAGGCGACCACCTCCCGGGTCATCTCTTCGTTGAAACGTATCAGGAAGAAGGCCGACGACGAATCGCTGCCGGCCGTCATAGGGTTGGAGACCATGGGCCGCCGAGCCGCATGGGGCACATTGGCCGAGATATCCACTGTCGTCGGACAGTTGGAGGGGGTCCTCCCCGTTCTGGACTTCGCCCATCTTCAGGCCAGGGGGCCCGAGGTGTTGAGCACGGAACGTTTGGAGAAGATCTTCCAGGAGGTATCCACAGTGGAGCGCCTCCACTGCCATATCAGCGGAATAGAGTATACCGATGCCGGAGAGAGAAGGCACCTGCGGTTGGGGGAGGGGTTGGACCATCGCATGGTCCTGCGCTCACTATGGAACAGTGGTCTCGAAGCCACTGTGATATGCGAATCCACTAGTCCTCAGGAGGATGCCCAGTTGATGCGTGCATACCTCGATGGAATGGTCGGAGAGAATTTAACAAGCAGATTGAAATAA
- a CDS encoding adenosine-specific kinase, whose translation MKQYSVSVDKPIDCNIIVGQSHFIKTAEDLYEAMVGSMPQLKFGLAFCEASGDRLVRVEGNDEELRDCAMRNALKVGAGHTFFIVMREAYPINVLRHIKEVPEVCNIFCATANELELVVAESSLGRGIIGVIDGQTPKGVENDEDVQKRRGFLRKIGYKL comes from the coding sequence ATGAAGCAATACAGCGTGTCGGTGGATAAGCCAATCGATTGTAATATCATCGTCGGCCAGTCCCATTTCATCAAGACCGCCGAGGACCTATACGAGGCGATGGTCGGTTCCATGCCCCAGTTGAAATTCGGCCTGGCCTTCTGCGAGGCCTCCGGCGACCGATTGGTAAGGGTGGAGGGAAACGACGAAGAGCTAAGGGATTGTGCGATGCGCAACGCTTTGAAGGTAGGAGCCGGACACACCTTCTTCATCGTGATGAGGGAGGCATATCCGATCAACGTACTGAGACACATCAAGGAGGTCCCAGAGGTGTGCAACATATTTTGCGCCACGGCCAACGAGCTGGAGCTTGTAGTGGCGGAGAGCTCTCTTGGCCGGGGCATCATCGGGGTCATTGACGGGCAGACGCCCAAGGGGGTGGAGAACGATGAGGACGTCCAAAAGAGAAGAGGTTTCCTGCGCAAGATCGGATACAAGTTATGA
- a CDS encoding zinc ribbon domain-containing protein produces the protein MPDKRETAKEEEVFEFDCPECGVHVVGEADKCPSCGTEFVIEEVPMLDCPSCGGSVPIESSVCPECGSALVDEGEDQLRQEFPLLVAGVKPMLMISNDFDVNVAEGRRLIDKAIRAGKQRDLATAVKMVKEAHSSIKGALESRMDHDQRHLERLAEVTAKSGNDPGEINEAIASAQKLRSEGDTEGALQAGAKGRKAAERLSGKYLEAHDMTESLSKLVEVCDRFYLDVREARRMLREAQDAGEHGDWSMMGILARKGREQLLKGLPEATKAEMRKAKNQLLDAKAEGKDVRTLVKVLKDAGVAMSRERHDQALLHLSDFKIELKRL, from the coding sequence ATGCCAGACAAGCGGGAGACGGCCAAAGAGGAAGAGGTTTTTGAGTTCGACTGCCCCGAGTGTGGCGTCCACGTGGTGGGTGAGGCCGATAAATGCCCAAGCTGTGGCACGGAATTCGTGATCGAAGAGGTGCCGATGCTGGATTGTCCCTCCTGCGGGGGATCGGTCCCAATAGAGTCCTCGGTCTGCCCGGAGTGCGGAAGCGCTTTGGTGGACGAGGGGGAGGACCAGCTAAGGCAGGAATTCCCTCTTCTTGTGGCCGGGGTCAAACCGATGCTCATGATTTCAAACGACTTTGACGTGAATGTGGCCGAAGGCCGCCGTCTCATCGACAAAGCGATACGCGCTGGAAAGCAAAGGGACCTGGCCACCGCAGTGAAGATGGTCAAGGAGGCGCATTCTTCCATCAAAGGGGCACTGGAGAGCAGGATGGACCACGACCAACGCCATCTGGAACGTCTGGCCGAGGTAACGGCTAAATCCGGTAACGATCCCGGCGAGATAAATGAGGCCATCGCGTCGGCGCAGAAACTGCGTTCTGAGGGAGACACGGAAGGCGCACTTCAGGCCGGGGCCAAGGGCCGCAAGGCCGCTGAAAGACTTAGCGGTAAATACCTGGAAGCGCACGACATGACGGAATCGCTTTCGAAGCTGGTGGAGGTGTGCGACCGTTTTTACTTGGACGTGAGGGAAGCCCGGCGCATGCTGCGTGAGGCGCAAGACGCTGGGGAGCACGGCGACTGGAGCATGATGGGAATATTGGCGCGAAAAGGGCGGGAGCAATTGCTCAAAGGACTGCCCGAGGCCACCAAGGCAGAGATGAGGAAAGCGAAGAACCAATTGCTGGACGCCAAGGCCGAGGGTAAGGACGTGCGTACCTTGGTGAAAGTGCTCAAGGACGCGGGTGTGGCCATGAGCCGGGAGAGGCACGACCAGGCGCTATTGCATCTCTCCGATTTCAAGATCGAGCTGAAACGACTCTGA
- the gyrA gene encoding DNA gyrase subunit A — translation MTEDNSNQQAPDQSAGDVKVPDAGTHKVVPQSIEGEMKKSYIDYAMSVIVSRALPDVRDGLKPVHRRILYSMYDMSLNHNKAHKKSARVVGECLGKYHPHGDTAVYDSLVRMAQDFSLRYTLVDGQGNFGSVDGDEAAAMRYTECRMQERAEDMLADLGKETVEWGDNFDNSLKEPLVLPSKLPNLLINGSAGIAVGMATNMPPHNLSEVADALIYLVDNPEAEIMDLMQFIKGPDFPTGGTIYGLNGIIEAYQTGRGKLKVRAKARFEELEHRKRIIVDEIPYQVNKSKLIENIAELVKDKRIEGITDLRDESDRDGMRIVIELRKDVMEEVVLNQLFSHTQMEQTFGVINLALVDNQPRVLTLKEEMQYFIKHRHEVIVRRTQYDLAQARKRDHILQGLVKAISDLDDTLRIIRSANSPEEARNGLIARFELDEEQAKAILDMRLQKLTGLELESIKAEFLEIEKLIRDLEDILANEPRILNIIKAETLEMKQKYGNERRTEIVAHALDMDIEDLIPNEEMVLMTTQDGYIKRMPLDTYRQQRRGGVGLMGMETKEEDVVTDLFVCMAHNMVLFFTNMGKMYSLKAWHVPVGSRQSKGKPIVNLLPKLEDGEKIMATRAVTNMGGDHYLVFATRRGIIKKTPLKAYANIRSRGLIAVGLEEGDHLVEVKITDGMKEIILATRKGLAGRFDESQVRPMGRPAHGVIGIRPEEGDEVVSMAIVTSESRLLTVTENGYGKISVVGKKDADDERDTYRKTHRGSKGVITIRTEGRNGDVVSVLEVEEDDELILATVNGMVQRIRVADIRVMGRNTQGVTIMDLRDGDKIIALARLAGRKEELAVQEAELHGDSLLSVSEEEPEQEELPREEED, via the coding sequence ATGACGGAAGACAACTCTAACCAGCAGGCCCCGGATCAGAGCGCGGGGGATGTCAAGGTCCCTGACGCCGGCACGCACAAGGTCGTTCCCCAGTCCATAGAGGGGGAGATGAAGAAGTCCTACATCGACTACGCCATGAGCGTCATCGTTTCTCGGGCGCTACCGGACGTCAGGGACGGACTGAAACCGGTTCACAGACGCATTTTATACTCGATGTACGACATGTCGCTCAATCACAACAAGGCGCACAAGAAAAGCGCCAGGGTAGTGGGTGAGTGTTTGGGTAAATATCACCCACATGGCGATACTGCCGTTTACGATTCGTTGGTACGAATGGCCCAGGACTTTTCCCTAAGATATACACTGGTCGATGGCCAGGGTAACTTCGGTTCCGTGGACGGGGACGAGGCGGCGGCCATGAGGTACACAGAATGCCGCATGCAGGAGAGAGCCGAGGACATGCTGGCCGACCTGGGCAAGGAGACGGTCGAATGGGGGGACAACTTCGACAATTCGTTGAAGGAACCTCTGGTCCTGCCTTCTAAACTGCCGAACCTGCTGATCAACGGCTCTGCCGGTATAGCCGTGGGCATGGCCACCAATATGCCGCCGCACAACCTATCGGAGGTAGCTGACGCCCTGATCTATCTGGTTGATAACCCCGAGGCTGAGATAATGGACCTCATGCAGTTCATCAAAGGTCCAGATTTTCCCACTGGTGGTACCATCTACGGCCTCAATGGGATCATCGAGGCCTACCAGACCGGGCGCGGTAAACTGAAGGTACGGGCGAAAGCTCGCTTCGAGGAACTGGAGCACCGCAAGCGCATCATCGTCGACGAGATACCATACCAGGTCAACAAGTCCAAACTCATAGAGAACATCGCCGAACTGGTCAAGGACAAGAGGATCGAAGGCATCACCGACCTGCGGGACGAATCGGATCGCGATGGTATGCGCATAGTCATTGAACTGCGCAAGGACGTCATGGAAGAGGTTGTGCTCAATCAGCTGTTCAGTCACACTCAGATGGAGCAGACCTTCGGGGTCATAAATCTGGCATTGGTGGACAATCAACCCAGGGTGCTCACTCTAAAGGAGGAGATGCAGTATTTCATCAAGCACCGGCACGAAGTGATCGTTCGCCGTACACAATATGACCTGGCACAGGCCAGAAAGCGTGACCATATATTACAAGGGCTTGTAAAGGCCATCAGCGATCTGGACGACACGCTGCGCATCATCAGATCGGCCAATAGTCCTGAGGAGGCCCGCAACGGTCTCATAGCACGGTTCGAGCTGGACGAGGAGCAGGCCAAAGCCATCCTGGACATGAGGTTACAGAAACTGACCGGTCTGGAGTTGGAGTCCATCAAGGCCGAGTTCCTGGAGATAGAGAAGCTCATCCGCGACCTGGAGGACATACTCGCCAACGAGCCACGAATTCTCAACATCATAAAGGCCGAGACACTGGAGATGAAACAGAAGTACGGCAACGAGAGGCGAACCGAGATCGTCGCCCATGCCCTGGACATGGACATCGAAGACCTTATTCCCAACGAGGAGATGGTGCTCATGACCACCCAGGACGGTTACATAAAACGCATGCCGCTGGACACCTACAGACAGCAGCGTCGCGGGGGTGTCGGCCTAATGGGCATGGAAACAAAGGAGGAGGACGTGGTGACGGACCTCTTCGTCTGTATGGCCCACAACATGGTGCTGTTCTTCACCAACATGGGTAAGATGTACTCGCTCAAGGCCTGGCACGTGCCCGTTGGCAGCCGTCAATCCAAAGGGAAGCCCATTGTGAACCTTCTGCCGAAATTGGAGGATGGAGAGAAGATCATGGCCACCCGTGCGGTGACGAACATGGGCGGCGACCATTACCTGGTGTTCGCCACTCGCCGTGGTATCATCAAGAAGACACCGCTGAAAGCCTATGCGAACATCCGCTCCCGCGGTCTCATCGCTGTAGGACTGGAGGAGGGCGATCATCTGGTGGAAGTGAAGATCACCGACGGGATGAAGGAGATCATCCTGGCCACCAGGAAAGGGCTTGCCGGGCGCTTCGATGAGAGTCAGGTCCGGCCAATGGGCCGCCCGGCGCACGGCGTCATCGGTATCCGTCCGGAAGAGGGCGACGAGGTGGTCAGCATGGCCATAGTGACCTCGGAGTCCCGACTCCTCACCGTCACCGAGAACGGCTACGGTAAGATATCGGTGGTGGGCAAGAAGGACGCTGATGACGAGCGGGACACCTACCGTAAGACGCACCGTGGCAGCAAGGGAGTTATCACCATCCGCACCGAAGGTCGCAATGGCGACGTCGTTTCGGTCCTGGAGGTCGAAGAGGATGATGAGCTCATACTTGCGACCGTCAACGGAATGGTCCAACGTATCCGCGTCGCCGACATCAGGGTCATGGGTCGTAACACTCAAGGTGTCACGATCATGGACCTGCGGGACGGGGACAAGATCATCGCCCTAGCCCGGTTGGCCGGACGGAAAGAGGAACTAGCCGTCCAGGAGGCCGAATTACATGGTGATTCTTTGTTATCCGTCTCTGAGGAGGAGCCGGAGCAGGAAGAGCTACCCAGGGAAGAGGAGGATTAG
- the gyrB gene encoding DNA topoisomerase (ATP-hydrolyzing) subunit B has protein sequence MEDASYNAESIQVLEGLQAVRKRPGMYIGSTDTRGLHHIVYEVVDNSIDEVMGGFCNHIDIAINQDGSVTVSDNGRGIPTGLVPKYERPAVEIVLTVLHAGGKFDRKSYKVSGGLHGVGLSVVNALSEWLEVHVHRENKEFFLRCERGIVTVPLKEIGPAEGSGTTVTFMPDSEIFETIQFEYDTLAEKFKDLAYLNKTATITFKEVNSGKQDHFHFEGGIVEFVEDLNRNKTKLHEKPIYLSSEKDSIIVEFAMQYTDGYAENIYSFVNNINTAEGGTHMVGLRSALTRAMNDYAKTNNFLKGGMESLSGDDVREGMTAILSIKIPEPQFEGQTKTKLGNSEVKGIVDSLVFEKLVEFLLENPKVASVCIERAILAAQAREAARKARDLTRRKGVLESAALPGKLADCSERDPSKSEIYIVEGNSAGGSAKMGRNREFQAILPLRGKILNVEKARMDKILKNQEVRNLITALGANIGTDCDATKARYHRVIIMTDADVDGAHIRTLLLTLFYRYMRPLVDSGFIYIAQPPLFKVSRGNKEVYVYDDEALAVVMEQMGRNVGLQRYKGLGEMNPKQLWETTMDPETRTLKRVTVEDAMKADEMFTVLMGDEVEPRREFIMSHADEVVNLDI, from the coding sequence ATGGAGGACGCGAGTTATAACGCCGAGAGCATACAGGTTCTTGAAGGCCTGCAGGCCGTGCGAAAGCGGCCGGGAATGTACATCGGGAGCACCGATACCAGAGGTCTGCACCACATTGTTTATGAGGTGGTCGACAACAGCATCGACGAGGTCATGGGTGGTTTCTGCAATCATATCGATATCGCAATAAACCAGGACGGAAGCGTCACCGTGTCCGACAACGGGCGCGGGATCCCAACGGGACTGGTGCCCAAGTATGAGAGGCCAGCGGTAGAGATAGTTCTCACTGTATTGCACGCGGGTGGAAAGTTCGATCGCAAGAGCTACAAGGTCTCCGGCGGTCTGCACGGGGTCGGTCTTTCAGTGGTCAATGCGCTCTCCGAGTGGTTGGAGGTGCACGTCCACCGCGAAAACAAGGAGTTTTTCCTGAGATGCGAGCGCGGTATTGTGACCGTCCCATTGAAAGAGATCGGTCCGGCCGAAGGCAGCGGCACTACAGTGACCTTCATGCCCGATAGCGAGATATTCGAGACCATCCAGTTCGAATACGACACTCTGGCTGAGAAGTTCAAGGACCTGGCATATCTCAATAAGACCGCTACCATCACATTTAAGGAAGTGAATTCCGGAAAACAGGACCACTTCCATTTTGAGGGCGGCATCGTGGAGTTCGTGGAGGACCTCAACCGTAACAAGACGAAACTGCATGAAAAGCCCATATATCTCTCCTCGGAGAAGGACAGCATTATCGTCGAATTTGCCATGCAATATACGGATGGTTATGCGGAGAACATATACTCCTTCGTGAACAACATCAACACCGCCGAAGGCGGTACCCACATGGTCGGTCTACGCTCCGCTCTGACGAGAGCTATGAACGATTACGCAAAAACGAATAATTTCCTCAAGGGAGGGATGGAGTCGCTCAGCGGTGATGATGTGAGGGAGGGGATGACCGCTATCCTTAGCATCAAGATCCCCGAACCTCAGTTCGAGGGGCAGACCAAGACCAAACTGGGCAATAGCGAGGTGAAAGGGATCGTCGATAGCTTGGTATTCGAGAAGCTGGTCGAATTCCTTCTAGAGAACCCCAAGGTGGCCTCGGTGTGCATAGAGAGGGCCATACTGGCGGCGCAGGCTCGCGAGGCCGCCCGCAAGGCCAGGGACCTCACCCGACGCAAGGGGGTTCTGGAAAGCGCCGCCCTGCCCGGCAAGCTAGCGGATTGCAGCGAGAGGGACCCATCCAAGTCGGAGATATACATCGTCGAGGGGAACAGCGCTGGGGGAAGCGCGAAGATGGGCCGCAACCGCGAGTTCCAGGCCATACTTCCATTGAGGGGAAAGATCCTCAACGTGGAGAAGGCCCGCATGGACAAGATCCTCAAGAACCAAGAGGTGCGGAACCTGATCACCGCCCTCGGAGCGAACATAGGCACGGACTGCGACGCTACTAAAGCCCGCTACCACCGGGTCATCATCATGACCGATGCCGATGTGGACGGAGCGCACATCAGGACGCTCCTCCTCACTCTCTTCTACCGCTACATGCGTCCTTTGGTCGATTCAGGTTTCATCTACATCGCGCAACCGCCTCTATTCAAGGTGAGCAGGGGCAATAAGGAGGTCTACGTCTACGACGACGAAGCTCTGGCTGTGGTCATGGAACAGATGGGCAGGAACGTGGGACTGCAGAGATACAAGGGTCTTGGGGAAATGAACCCCAAGCAGCTCTGGGAGACCACCATGGACCCGGAGACGAGAACGCTCAAGAGAGTGACCGTCGAGGACGCCATGAAGGCCGATGAGATGTTCACCGTGCTCATGGGGGACGAGGTCGAACCGCGCCGGGAGTTCATCATGTCGCACGCCGACGAAGTGGTGAATCTAGACATCTGA
- a CDS encoding DUF835 domain-containing protein translates to MISELRLPSGEKGEERKGGQASLRDILDTIKKDIFTGYLRTTLTLEGDVSNGVLVFDQGLPTVALYSFKPAGNNSVEMMYRGERAAEFTLGDSIFPDTAISLIKVTDEQALAALIDDYRQDRAPDLTDFIMHFYHDNLWSDASGGGFDEGASILELKQAIIKYHREKSLELSGKRGLKDVELDLDEGESFLVEEQSRDFSHGIFVAYLAKGYAGLAISRTNPRMLRRSYNEIEAELIWLTDHESEVERTIPPSLEKIVVVLEEFMARKEKCIILIDDLQYLISSNSFEGAVRFIRSLVDRISEHTALFLLSIDPASLSQQERSILEREMRLVRER, encoded by the coding sequence TTGATATCGGAGCTACGTCTCCCGTCGGGAGAGAAGGGGGAAGAGAGGAAGGGAGGACAAGCTTCCCTGCGGGACATTCTGGATACCATCAAGAAAGATATTTTTACGGGCTACCTCAGAACCACGCTGACCCTGGAAGGAGACGTTTCAAATGGAGTGCTGGTCTTTGACCAGGGGCTGCCAACAGTGGCGCTCTATTCCTTTAAGCCGGCCGGCAACAACAGCGTGGAGATGATGTATCGAGGGGAGAGGGCTGCCGAGTTCACCCTGGGCGATTCGATCTTCCCGGACACTGCCATTAGCCTGATAAAGGTGACCGACGAGCAGGCCCTCGCTGCCCTCATTGACGACTATCGCCAGGACCGGGCACCGGACCTCACCGATTTCATCATGCATTTCTACCACGACAACCTGTGGTCAGATGCGTCGGGCGGAGGTTTTGACGAGGGAGCTAGCATCCTGGAGCTGAAGCAGGCCATCATTAAGTACCACCGGGAGAAGTCACTAGAACTTTCGGGGAAACGGGGGCTCAAGGACGTGGAACTGGACCTGGACGAGGGAGAGAGCTTTCTGGTCGAGGAGCAGAGCCGGGACTTCTCCCATGGCATATTCGTCGCCTACCTGGCAAAGGGATACGCTGGCCTGGCCATTTCGAGGACCAATCCGCGCATGCTGCGCCGTTCCTATAACGAGATCGAGGCTGAGCTGATATGGCTCACGGACCATGAATCGGAGGTCGAACGGACCATACCGCCGTCCTTGGAAAAGATCGTCGTAGTGCTGGAAGAGTTCATGGCTCGAAAGGAGAAGTGCATCATCCTCATCGATGACCTTCAATATCTTATCAGTAGCAATTCGTTCGAGGGCGCTGTGCGCTTCATTCGATCCCTGGTGGACCGGATAAGCGAGCATACGGCGCTCTTCCTTCTATCCATAGACCCGGCCAGCCTGAGTCAGCAGGAACGTTCCATCCTGGAACGCGAGATGCGCCTGGTACGGGAGAGATGA
- a CDS encoding class I SAM-dependent methyltransferase: MRTSKREEVSCARSDTSYEEPDLYESLGKYYDIWYEDITEDLDFYRQMAENVGGPILECMCGTGRTLIPLAEDGFEIWGFDRSHSMLDRLTAKLEHLDESTQCRVMVHHADMRTFQCPRRYHMVLVPFNAFLHLLEREGQESALHNVAEHLEDDGRFIMSLFNPRLDRPEELVRHRGTKTLVNGEIVSKFEAQTFDQPRNRSTVHYFIDISRQDGQLRRVTARFTLRYLSYQEAIDLMESCGLEVVDTFGDWHFNPFTRNSDIMVFVAKRSP; encoded by the coding sequence ATGAGGACGTCCAAAAGAGAAGAGGTTTCCTGCGCAAGATCGGATACAAGTTATGAGGAACCAGACCTGTATGAGTCGCTAGGAAAGTACTACGACATCTGGTACGAGGACATCACCGAGGATCTGGATTTCTACAGGCAGATGGCGGAGAACGTCGGTGGCCCGATATTGGAGTGCATGTGCGGCACCGGTCGCACACTGATCCCTCTGGCCGAGGACGGTTTTGAGATCTGGGGCTTCGATCGCAGCCATAGCATGCTGGACCGCCTGACGGCGAAGCTGGAACATCTGGACGAAAGCACCCAATGCAGAGTGATGGTGCACCATGCGGACATGCGCACCTTCCAGTGCCCTCGCCGGTACCACATGGTCTTGGTGCCCTTCAACGCCTTCCTGCACCTGCTGGAGAGAGAAGGACAGGAATCGGCCTTGCACAATGTCGCTGAACACCTGGAGGATGATGGGCGTTTCATCATGAGCCTGTTCAACCCCCGCCTGGACCGGCCAGAGGAGCTGGTGAGGCATCGCGGTACAAAGACATTGGTGAACGGGGAGATCGTTTCGAAGTTCGAAGCGCAGACCTTTGATCAACCGCGGAATCGCAGTACGGTGCACTACTTCATCGACATTTCGCGGCAGGACGGACAGCTACGTCGAGTGACCGCCCGTTTCACCCTCCGCTACTTGTCCTATCAGGAGGCGATCGATCTCATGGAGTCCTGCGGACTGGAGGTCGTGGATACGTTCGGTGATTGGCACTTCAACCCGTTCACCCGGAACAGCGACATCATGGTCTTCGTGGCCAAGCGGTCCCCATGA
- the thiC gene encoding phosphomethylpyrimidine synthase ThiC → MATMSIMSRARAGPSEEIEKAAVSEGVDPEWIRRMLACGRAVMPCNPIHSPEPCVIGEGLTVKINANVGTSRDQPDMGIELEKARVAVRYGADTIMDLSTGGDVDAIRRAILKEVRVPVGTVPIYQEGLRAARRSAVVDMKEDDMFSGIEKHAKDGVDFMTVHCGITRESVSRLHNSGRLTDVVSRGGAFLTAWILHNQRENPLYENFDYLLEMAQKYEFAISLGDGLRPGCVADATDRAQVQELIILGELVKRCREAGVQSMVEGPGHVPLSQIEANVQLEKRLCDNAPFYVLGPLVTDIAPGYDHIVGAIGGALAAYHGADFLCYVTPAEHLSLPTVDDVKEGVMASKIAAHAADLARGRGVDRDDRMAKARKKLDWEAMFRESLDPQKAREFRKRGVTAEDEGCSMCGDVCAIRMVQKYLEK, encoded by the coding sequence ATGGCGACGATGAGCATCATGTCCCGGGCGAGGGCCGGACCCTCCGAAGAGATCGAGAAGGCGGCCGTGTCCGAAGGTGTGGACCCTGAATGGATAAGACGTATGTTGGCTTGCGGTCGGGCGGTCATGCCATGCAACCCCATCCATTCACCGGAGCCCTGCGTGATCGGCGAGGGGCTGACCGTCAAGATCAACGCAAATGTTGGCACGTCCCGTGACCAGCCGGATATGGGAATAGAGCTTGAGAAGGCCCGCGTTGCCGTTCGATATGGTGCTGACACCATCATGGACCTCAGCACCGGAGGGGACGTGGACGCCATCCGCCGCGCCATCTTGAAAGAGGTACGGGTACCAGTGGGTACGGTGCCTATCTATCAGGAGGGTTTGCGCGCCGCCCGCCGCAGTGCGGTAGTGGACATGAAGGAGGACGACATGTTCAGCGGCATCGAAAAACACGCCAAGGACGGAGTGGATTTCATGACCGTGCATTGCGGCATCACCCGTGAGTCGGTGTCACGTCTGCACAACTCCGGGCGCCTGACGGACGTGGTCTCCCGTGGCGGGGCTTTCCTCACAGCCTGGATACTGCATAATCAACGGGAAAACCCGCTTTACGAAAATTTCGACTACCTCCTGGAGATGGCGCAGAAGTACGAGTTCGCCATCAGCCTGGGGGATGGTCTGCGCCCAGGATGCGTGGCCGATGCCACGGACCGGGCCCAAGTACAGGAACTTATCATCCTCGGTGAGCTGGTAAAACGGTGCCGCGAAGCTGGCGTTCAGAGCATGGTGGAAGGGCCTGGGCATGTGCCATTGTCACAGATAGAGGCCAATGTACAACTGGAGAAGCGCCTTTGTGATAACGCGCCCTTCTACGTACTGGGGCCGCTCGTGACCGACATCGCCCCGGGTTACGATCATATAGTCGGTGCCATCGGTGGCGCCCTGGCCGCCTATCATGGGGCGGATTTCCTTTGCTATGTGACACCGGCCGAACATCTGTCCTTGCCAACGGTTGATGACGTTAAAGAGGGGGTCATGGCCAGCAAGATCGCTGCCCACGCCGCCGATCTGGCTCGCGGACGGGGTGTGGACAGGGACGACAGGATGGCCAAGGCACGCAAGAAGCTGGACTGGGAGGCCATGTTCCGTGAGTCTCTCGACCCACAGAAAGCGCGCGAGTTCCGCAAGCGGGGCGTGACCGCCGAGGATGAAGGATGTTCCATGTGCGGCGACGTATGCGCCATACGCATGGTCCAAAAGTATCTGGAAAAGTGA
- a CDS encoding ATPase domain-containing protein yields the protein MKRLLRDSIPGLEKVFRTDIEAPKVVLVTGPPGSMKTSFCYSVISSYLVSSGEYGLYVTLEETADSHLRNMRSLNIDINENLEISDFTDLRELDDIVEVDAPTDYMEFIIQMISYNKKKHGDQFTMFALDSLGALYSLMEDVKGIRKKMFYFFKTLRDYNLTCFIVMERNPGSPSELLGDEGFLVDGIIELGLDRTRGKLVRFMRVEKMRACEHSMERHTLEVGEKGLTILGPTLA from the coding sequence GTGAAGCGTTTGTTACGCGATTCAATACCCGGTTTAGAAAAAGTATTTCGCACTGACATCGAGGCACCCAAGGTGGTGCTGGTCACGGGCCCCCCGGGCTCCATGAAGACCTCTTTCTGCTACTCGGTCATCTCATCTTATCTGGTGAGTTCCGGGGAATATGGTCTCTATGTCACCCTCGAGGAGACCGCCGACAGCCACCTGCGCAACATGCGCAGCCTGAACATCGATATCAACGAGAATTTGGAGATATCCGATTTCACCGACCTGAGGGAACTGGATGATATCGTGGAAGTGGATGCTCCCACCGATTATATGGAGTTCATAATTCAAATGATCAGTTATAACAAGAAGAAGCATGGTGACCAGTTCACCATGTTCGCCCTGGACTCACTGGGGGCATTATATTCCCTCATGGAGGACGTGAAGGGCATCCGGAAGAAGATGTTCTACTTCTTCAAGACCCTCCGGGACTACAACCTCACCTGTTTCATTGTCATGGAGCGGAATCCTGGATCCCCTTCCGAGCTGTTAGGGGACGAAGGTTTTCTGGTGGATGGCATCATCGAGCTTGGGCTGGACCGTACCCGGGGGAAGTTAGTCCGTTTCATGAGGGTGGAGAAGATGCGAGCGTGTGAGCACAGTATGGAGCGCCATACCCTGGAAGTAGGGGAAAAGGGCCTAACCATCCTAGGGCCAACACTGGCATGA